TGGCGCGACAAGTTCCTCTCCTACAAGGagctcaagaagaagctcaagcAATTCGACCCTCCCGCCCCCGCCTCCGCCGCCGATGAACGCCCCGGCAAGCGCCTCAAGACCGACGCCGGCAACGCCGACGCCGACGCCGTTTCCGACGCCTCCGACATGTCGAAGGAGGAGAGCGACTTCCGGAACCTGCTGGAGAATGAACTCGACAAATTCAACACCTTCTTCGTTGAGAAGGAGGAAGAGTACATTATCAGACTCAAGGTACTCTTTCTATCAATGTTTTGTTGAGTTGCGTCAAGATCTGTTTCTTTTTCGATTCTTTAGGATTCCTTCAATTCAATGgtaaataactaaatattaaaCTGTTaggatttctttcttttgtctGGATGAGTTTGACGTTATTATTTGCTTTTTAATGAATAAGTGGATTTTGCTATTTTAACTTGTCCAATAATCTTTCTCGAATTTAGATATTTTTCGTGGATATCTGtcaattttctctctctccataatttaaaatatataggaACTCTTTATGTTGTTACGAAATATAATTTCGATTAGCTAAGAAAATTGGTAGATTTACGAGTTATGGACATCGATGGATGACGAATTTTGGTGTGATCAAACAAAATATCGGGTTTCGATTAGGTAATACGATGAAGATTCTTATTCCAATTTGGAAATGCCAATTCGTCTGTCTTGCTTTTCTTCCGCACAACATTATGACTTTCTTTAGGCCTTTTGATTATTTATGGATAACTGTAACCGCAGTTTAAGCTTATAAAGTAAGATCTATTTAACTCTGGGTTGGGCGCAGGGTGATTTATATTCATGAAACAGTTAGATAATGGGAAGTTCTAATGTATATTGTGGTTGGAATCTACAGGAGTTACAAGATAGTGTGGCCCAAGTTAAGGGTTCGAGGGAAGAGATGATGAAAATCCACAAGGAAATTGTGGATTTCCATGGAGAGATGGTCTTGCTGGAAAACTACAGTGCCCTCAACTATACAGGTACTTCCAactttcatatatattataatatttgtttatttttctatattgatgttgaaatgtaacaaaatttgtattctttacatttttaaaactttgcCCATGTCCCTTTTAGAATTATACCATTTCTAAGTGCAATGGAAAAATCAAGTAGTAAGATAGAATAAGATGCGTTTCCAATACAAGTTGTCCACTCCATTGCTCCTGAAAATTCTTCTGGGCAAGTTGGTAGGACAAAGCACTTGCTTTTCTTGGAATGAAGAATCTACTTTGAACATGTCCATGTttctgaaattgaacaactagcTCCTTTGATACATCTATAACTAGGCTTCTTATTCTTCTATTTACTTGGTAAGCCAGCTAAATCAAGAATTGTATGTCCTCAATGTTCGAATTAAATATGATGCTGATCTTCATAAATATTCCAGTTGCATAGTATACAAAGGTCACATCATCTTAAAGCATAAACAATCAAAAAGAGGAGTTTCACTTTTTTTACTTGCCACTTGAAAGTGATTCTGGTTTGAAAATGCTACAAAAGTACATGGAATATGAATAAATGTGGTTTTCAGACAGATTTTCTGTGATTATTGTATCTCTGCTCTGCACTTTTTAGCTGGAAACCACTGTGTCAACTTTAGATCAACTAGTTATTTTGAGCATAAATGGAAGAATATGTTACGTatgatatttatttctttaaacaACTATTCCATTCCTGGTATCTAATTATTACctcaattttcatttcattccacAGGGCTAGTGAAAATACTTAAAAAGTATGACAAGAGAACCGGTGCTCTCATTCGCTTGCCCTTCATTCAGAAGGTCTTGCAACAACCTTTCTTTACCACTGACTTGCTCTACAAGCTTGTAAAGGAGTGTGAAACAATGCTGGACCACCTTTTCCCTGTGAATGATCCTGCTCCAGTTTCCACTGAGACAACTCCCCAAGCTGAAGGTTTTGATCCTTCAACTTCAACCACTACCAAGAGTGATGGTTTGGTGATTCCGAAGGAATTAGCTGAGATCGAGTACATGGAGAGCCTTTATATGAAGAGTACTGTATCAGCATTGCATGTTTTGCAGGAAATTAGAAGTGGAAGCTCAACAGTTAGCATGTTTTCATTGCCACCGTTGAAGATAAGTGGTTCAGAAGaagaaacatggaagaaaatcCCTGTTCTGGAACAAGCAGCCAAGTAACCTGCTGGGTTACGTTGCTGAGTAATGTAGAGGGATGGCTATTTTCCcatctatttttcttctcttaaatCGGACGCCTCTGTTATGCACGCCTTAGATACTAACACAGATGTAAGATGCTAAATGTAAAGATGGAGttaattttatagaattataGGTTCCATATAATAAAACCTCTGGATTTTAAAGAAGTTATGTTTTGACATTTTGCTGACGCACGTATTCAGTAAGTAATGCAATTATATATTCCATTTCTGTTTCATAATACAATGTTATAGGATGCATTTGGAGGTCAGATTTATAAGTACCCTGCCACCCTTCCATTTTTTCTGTTTGACAATAATAGATCATACGTCAAGCTGCACTCAGAAGGTGGGGTTATAGAAAAGTTCAATGGTTAGATTTGCAACTCCACACCGTGCACTTTCTTTTGAAACTCAATTCCACTTTACAGTATTTTAAGAGATTATGTACGAAAGGTTTGAGAAGAAATGCATCACAACCCGAATGAAATGCTCACAATACCATGAAATATAAAGTCTTTTATTACAAGAACTTTCATGGTGGCAAGTACAGAAGCTAGCTTTTCATATCAATCACAAAAACAACGTGAACAACAATGCAAGATGAAAATGAAACTACGGTACTAGGTACACGCTAAACATGTATGCACAGAGAAGTTATAAATGGAATAAGTGAATTACATGCTGCtaagaatatttatttagcGAGGTGGGCTGGAGAGGGAGGAACTGGAATATCTTTCAATCCTTCCAACATCAAGATGACATTCTTGATTGAAGGACAAAGAGGCGGATTGTCTTGCACACACCACAACCCCACCTTCACCATTCTTTCCAATATCCTCCACTCTacatcttcattttctttaacAAGCTTGTTTAACTGTCCTGCTGCAAAGCAATGATATACCCAGCTGGAAAGATGTATCTCCTCCGATGAGGAAACAATCTATGCTGCTTCTGCGGCAGACAATCTCCAGTAGTACCATCCCAAAACTGTAAATGTCAAGTTTTACTGATACTGGTGCATCCTTCTGCCATTCAGGTGTCAAGTACTTGCTTGTCCCATCATCCTCTTTTCTCATTCTTGAATGGTCAGACTTTAGCAGCCTTGCCAATCCAAAATCAGAGATCTTTGCAGTCCACGCTCCATCCATAAGTATATTCCGAGGATTTATGTTGCAATGGATAATACGGACCTCACACTCTTCATGTAGATACAGCACTCCTCTGGCAATGTCTAATGCAATTTTCAGTGTGTCTCTCCGAGATATGTGTTTCTCATCGTTGAAGAGAAAACTTGCAAGAGACCCGTTGCTGATGTATTCGTAAacaggaagcttcccagatccatTGATGCAAAAACCAATGAGCTTAACCAAATTCCTATGATGTGTTCGAGCAATGGTAGTAATATCATTCAGGAAAACACTCACACGGCATCGCCAGTTAAGCTGGAGCAGTAACTGTTGAAGCCACAGAAACCCTTGATTTTGACATTTCTCAAGCGAGGTACTCCACAATACCTGGACATGTAAGCTACCATTGCCCACAAGTTGGTCGCTCATACAATATCAAGACTGAGCTGTTGGAAAGAAGAACCTGCAGTTTTTGAAGCCCAGTAAGCATCTTGGGGACTTATTTGGTGGTGCATAGGGTAAGCAACGAGGTTTGCGTCAGCTTGCATGATGAAAAAGAAACGTCCACTGGAATGGTCAAATCTGGACACACTAGAAACCAGAGTGTCAGAGTTAGTTAAATTCTGAACTCCTAACATGGTGTCAGTTGGATGATCAAAGCTTTGCCAGACAACGGTTTCAGTATCATTACTATAGAGTACAATGTTGCCGGAATCAAGCATGGAAGCGCAAGTTACTGCTGTAA
This region of Glycine soja cultivar W05 chromosome 17, ASM419377v2, whole genome shotgun sequence genomic DNA includes:
- the LOC114393865 gene encoding SPX domain-containing protein 1-like; protein product: MKFGKSLSSQIEKTLPEWRDKFLSYKELKKKLKQFDPPAPASAADERPGKRLKTDAGNADADAVSDASDMSKEESDFRNLLENELDKFNTFFVEKEEEYIIRLKELQDSVAQVKGSREEMMKIHKEIVDFHGEMVLLENYSALNYTGLVKILKKYDKRTGALIRLPFIQKVLQQPFFTTDLLYKLVKECETMLDHLFPVNDPAPVSTETTPQAEGFDPSTSTTTKSDGLVIPKELAEIEYMESLYMKSTVSALHVLQEIRSGSSTVSMFSLPPLKISGSEEETWKKIPVLEQAAK